The Aureispira anguillae genome contains a region encoding:
- a CDS encoding haloacid dehalogenase produces the protein MYTLWLMPDEAAYQKLSRLIVDLSTTHDTPTFEPHVTLLSGIIDKETIAIQKAEELANSLIPVSATLTRIEFLEVYYRCLFFCTNQSEDLMEARTLAEEIFEHTQINPFIPHVSFLYGSLPIFQKEAIIGALGDSFFMDFRMPKLRLVETRRTPEHWRLMAEFDL, from the coding sequence ATGTATACATTGTGGTTGATGCCTGACGAAGCTGCTTACCAAAAACTAAGTAGGTTGATTGTGGATTTGAGCACCACACATGACACCCCTACCTTTGAACCGCACGTCACCTTGTTGAGTGGTATTATCGACAAAGAAACAATTGCCATTCAAAAAGCAGAAGAATTAGCCAATAGTTTAATCCCTGTCTCTGCCACCTTAACGAGAATTGAATTTCTAGAGGTCTATTATCGTTGTTTGTTTTTTTGTACCAATCAAAGTGAAGATTTGATGGAAGCAAGAACCTTAGCAGAAGAAATTTTTGAACATACCCAAATCAATCCATTTATTCCACACGTTAGTTTTCTTTATGGCTCTTTACCTATTTTTCAGAAGGAAGCCATTATAGGAGCACTTGGAGATAGCTTTTTTATGGATTTTAGAATGCCCAAATTGCGATTAGTAGAAACCCGACGCACTCCAGAACATTGGCGATTAATGGCAGAATTTGATTTGTAA
- a CDS encoding DUF2452 domain-containing protein produces the protein MKNDINNKETFINPIDEDKITETPHSLPYAHTVGGAVIKPIDQGKTKGLAVKAMHKQTDLQLEQIRKQMQLLAEQAQKIKKRVEISEIIYGAEMGFKPLIGKTYHLYQRADETAVLSVVGPNEWGRKGCPFNSFLATIALLADHTWEILE, from the coding sequence ATGAAAAACGATATAAATAATAAAGAAACGTTTATTAACCCTATTGATGAGGACAAGATCACAGAGACTCCTCATAGCTTACCTTATGCTCATACGGTAGGAGGAGCTGTTATCAAACCAATAGACCAAGGGAAAACAAAAGGGCTGGCCGTAAAAGCTATGCATAAACAAACAGATTTGCAATTGGAACAAATTCGAAAGCAAATGCAATTGTTGGCAGAGCAGGCACAAAAAATTAAAAAAAGAGTTGAAATTTCTGAAATTATTTATGGAGCAGAAATGGGATTTAAACCACTTATAGGCAAAACGTATCATCTTTATCAACGTGCGGATGAAACGGCTGTGTTGTCTGTTGTTGGTCCTAACGAATGGGGGAGGAAGGGCTGTCCTTTTAATAGCTTTTTGGCAACAATAGCTTTATTGGCGGATCATACTTGGGAAATACTTGAATAA
- a CDS encoding ABC transporter substrate-binding protein has protein sequence MISKKSIHTNWSLLFVACLIFTCYSCGTDSKKNDTGQEGTSNSQNIPDDFTVRIQIGGNTDGLNVALSNSAISSEILNSNVHAALLEMNPKDFSLRPYLATGRPIIKELDDNKMSISFEIREEAVWDNGTPITAEDYAFTIKAIKNPKTNATAQRSYLEFVEEVKIDPNNPKKFTVISNTRYLLTEEVSSSVAVLPAYFYDAQGLMSDFTISELNDPANLDRLNKDPRILDFANDFNTNYSHTPKNIVGAGPYQVTEIATHQHVKLERKKEWWGDKVDVDYIAAYPQKLYFKILDDDNTAILALKEQEIDVMTYIPEEKFLDLQKNERATKNFNLYTPDNFAYRYIGFNMNQAKLSDVRVRKAIAHLIDKKHIVEDLCSNLATPINGPVSPLKKHNNKNLPEIAFNIEKAKQLLAEAGWKDMDGDNILDKNIQGQQESLKIKFLYPQGKQFYKDIAQVLKDEAARVGIEIDMIASEWSVMQEDLKKRNFDLTCLGWGQGPTLDDFKQIWHTESDTYDGNNYVGFGNQESDKLIETIRVTMDEAKRQEMYFRFQEIVADQQPYVFLVAPKLCIAINKRFKNAEASSLRPGYSARLFQLNSPK, from the coding sequence ATGATTAGTAAGAAAAGCATTCACACTAATTGGAGTCTGTTATTTGTAGCTTGTTTAATCTTTACATGCTATAGTTGTGGTACAGATTCCAAAAAAAATGACACGGGACAAGAAGGAACCTCTAACAGCCAAAATATCCCTGATGATTTTACCGTTCGGATTCAAATAGGGGGCAATACAGACGGTTTAAACGTTGCCTTATCCAATAGTGCTATTTCATCTGAAATACTAAATTCTAATGTCCATGCTGCACTTTTGGAGATGAATCCTAAAGATTTTAGTTTGCGCCCTTATCTAGCTACAGGAAGACCAATAATTAAAGAGTTAGACGACAACAAAATGTCAATAAGTTTTGAAATCAGAGAAGAGGCAGTTTGGGACAATGGAACCCCTATTACGGCAGAAGATTATGCCTTTACCATCAAAGCAATAAAAAATCCAAAGACTAATGCTACCGCTCAACGTAGTTATTTAGAATTTGTTGAAGAGGTTAAGATTGATCCTAACAACCCTAAGAAATTTACCGTTATTTCTAACACACGTTACCTATTAACGGAAGAAGTTTCAAGCTCTGTAGCAGTACTTCCTGCTTATTTTTATGATGCACAAGGGCTAATGAGTGATTTCACAATCTCAGAGTTGAATGATCCAGCTAATCTAGATCGTTTGAATAAAGATCCTAGAATTCTTGATTTTGCCAATGATTTTAACACCAACTACAGCCATACCCCCAAGAACATTGTGGGAGCTGGTCCTTATCAGGTTACCGAAATTGCAACCCACCAACACGTAAAACTAGAACGCAAAAAGGAATGGTGGGGAGATAAGGTTGATGTTGATTATATTGCTGCTTATCCTCAGAAATTATACTTCAAGATCCTTGACGATGACAATACTGCGATCTTGGCTCTAAAAGAGCAGGAAATAGATGTCATGACTTATATTCCTGAAGAAAAGTTCTTGGATTTACAAAAAAATGAGCGTGCAACCAAAAACTTTAATTTATACACTCCTGACAATTTTGCTTATCGATATATTGGTTTTAATATGAACCAAGCTAAGTTAAGCGATGTTAGGGTGCGTAAAGCAATTGCTCATTTGATCGACAAAAAACATATTGTCGAAGATTTGTGCAGCAACTTAGCAACTCCTATTAATGGCCCTGTTAGTCCACTCAAAAAACACAACAATAAAAACTTGCCAGAGATAGCATTCAACATTGAAAAAGCGAAGCAGCTTTTGGCTGAGGCAGGATGGAAAGACATGGATGGCGATAATATTTTGGACAAAAATATTCAAGGTCAACAAGAAAGTTTAAAAATCAAGTTTTTATACCCACAAGGAAAGCAGTTCTACAAAGATATTGCTCAGGTACTCAAAGATGAAGCGGCTCGTGTTGGTATCGAGATTGACATGATTGCTAGCGAGTGGTCTGTAATGCAAGAGGATTTGAAAAAACGCAATTTTGACCTAACCTGCTTGGGATGGGGACAAGGACCTACCTTAGATGATTTTAAACAAATTTGGCACACCGAATCAGACACTTACGATGGTAATAATTATGTTGGGTTTGGCAACCAAGAAAGCGATAAACTAATTGAAACAATTAGAGTCACTATGGATGAAGCAAAACGCCAAGAAATGTACTTTCGCTTCCAAGAAATTGTTGCAGATCAACAACCTTATGTATTCTTAGTTGCGCCCAAATTATGTATAGCAATTAACAAACGATTCAAAAATGCAGAGGCTAGCTCATTGCGTCCTGGTTATTCTGCTCGTTTATTCCAATTAAATTCTCCTAAATAA
- a CDS encoding ABC transporter substrate-binding protein encodes MISNKSIYSNLSLFLVACLILACYSCSSDSNGKQGESTSKNIPDDFTVRILLRGNTDGLNVALAQSAISSEILINNVHCSLLETNPKGFDLRPYLAIKKPEIEILYDDHIALSYEIREEAVWDNGTPITAEDYAFTVKAIKNPKTNAAAQRSYLEFIEEVEIDPHNPKKFKVISNKQYLLAEEVSGSISILPAYFYDAQGLMSDFAISELNDPTNSERLNADPRIIDFAADFNSNYNHIPKNIVGAGPYQVTEIATNQHVKLERKKEWWGDKVDMDYIAAYPEKLHFKIIEDDNTAILSLKEQELDLMTSIPAEKFLELQKNERALKNFNLYTPNSFSYRYIGMNMNNPKLNNVKVRKAISHLVDKKYVVEQLCSNLATPVNGPVSPLKKYYNKAIATTEFNIDKAKQLLAEAGWKDSDGDNILDKRIKGQKLSLKLNFLYPQGKQFYKGMAQVLKDEAARVGIEINLAASEWSVMQDDLKERHFDLTCLGWGQSPALDDFKQIWHTESNTYDGSNYTGFGNLDTDQMIEKIRRTMNEEERNEMYLKFQEVIAEEQPYIFLVAPKLCTAISKRFKNAEASALRPGYLVRLFQLADQEQPVN; translated from the coding sequence ATGATTAGTAACAAAAGCATTTACTCTAATCTGAGTTTGTTTCTTGTAGCATGTTTAATCCTCGCATGTTACAGTTGCAGCTCTGATTCAAATGGAAAACAGGGAGAATCAACAAGCAAAAATATTCCTGACGACTTTACGGTCCGAATCTTATTAAGAGGAAATACTGATGGGCTCAATGTTGCATTGGCACAAAGTGCTATTTCGTCGGAAATCCTAATTAACAATGTACATTGCTCTTTATTAGAAACCAACCCTAAAGGTTTCGATTTACGTCCTTATTTAGCCATTAAAAAACCAGAAATTGAAATTCTATATGATGACCATATAGCACTTAGTTACGAAATTAGAGAAGAAGCCGTTTGGGACAACGGCACTCCAATTACAGCCGAAGATTATGCTTTTACGGTAAAAGCCATAAAAAACCCTAAGACAAATGCAGCAGCTCAGCGTAGCTATTTAGAATTTATTGAAGAGGTTGAAATTGATCCTCATAACCCAAAAAAATTTAAAGTAATATCCAACAAACAATATCTTTTGGCAGAAGAAGTTTCTGGAAGCATTTCTATCTTACCCGCTTATTTTTACGATGCACAAGGGCTAATGAGTGACTTCGCCATTTCAGAGCTAAATGACCCTACCAATTCGGAACGCTTAAATGCTGATCCTAGAATTATCGATTTTGCAGCTGATTTTAATAGCAACTATAATCACATTCCCAAAAATATTGTTGGAGCAGGTCCTTATCAAGTTACCGAAATTGCAACCAACCAACATGTTAAACTCGAACGTAAAAAAGAGTGGTGGGGAGACAAAGTTGATATGGACTACATTGCTGCTTATCCAGAAAAATTACACTTCAAAATTATTGAAGATGATAACACAGCTATTCTTTCTTTAAAAGAGCAAGAATTAGACCTTATGACTTCTATTCCCGCCGAAAAATTCTTGGAATTGCAGAAAAATGAGCGTGCGCTGAAAAATTTCAATTTATACACGCCCAATAGCTTTTCTTACCGTTATATTGGTATGAATATGAACAACCCTAAACTAAACAATGTTAAAGTACGTAAAGCAATCTCGCACCTAGTTGATAAAAAATATGTCGTAGAGCAATTATGCAGCAACCTAGCTACTCCCGTCAACGGTCCTGTTAGCCCGCTCAAAAAATATTACAACAAAGCAATCGCTACAACAGAATTTAATATTGACAAGGCCAAACAACTTTTAGCAGAAGCTGGCTGGAAGGACTCAGATGGTGATAACATTTTGGACAAGCGGATCAAAGGTCAAAAATTAAGTCTAAAACTGAACTTTTTGTACCCACAAGGCAAGCAATTTTATAAAGGTATGGCTCAAGTCCTCAAAGATGAAGCGGCTCGTGTTGGTATCGAAATTAATCTAGCAGCTAGTGAATGGTCTGTTATGCAAGATGACCTAAAAGAACGTCACTTTGATTTAACTTGCTTAGGTTGGGGACAAAGTCCTGCCTTAGATGACTTCAAGCAAATTTGGCATACAGAATCCAATACGTATGATGGGAGTAATTATACAGGATTCGGAAATTTAGATACCGATCAAATGATTGAAAAGATTAGACGTACCATGAACGAGGAAGAGCGAAATGAAATGTACCTCAAATTCCAAGAGGTTATTGCTGAGGAACAGCCTTATATTTTCTTAGTGGCTCCCAAACTATGTACGGCGATTAGCAAACGTTTCAAAAATGCAGAGGCTAGTGCATTACGCCCAGGTTATTTAGTGCGTTTATTTCAATTAGCAGATCAAGAACAACCTGTTAATTAA
- a CDS encoding aminopeptidase P family protein produces the protein MKYNSINPALFIENRKRFAAKMKPNSIAIIHANDMMSRNGDCHFAYRQSSDLFYLTGLDQEEVILVLYPDCPRGDKFKEIIFTKQTNEHIAVWEGYKYTKEDAAQTSGINTVYWLDEMQPLFNELILLADNIYVNTNENDRAVMDSPSRDVRHALQLKQEYVGHNFERAQPIFKSLRMIKSSYEIDLMQKACDITNSAFRRVLATTQPGMMEYEVEANVIYEFTRQGSSGHAYTPIIAGGKNACVLHYIANDMKLNDGDLLLMDFGAEYANYASDMTRTIPVNGKFTARQKAVYNAVLNVKKEAEKILVAGNNLLDYHKEVGRIMEGELIGLGLLDKKDVLQQNANAPLYKKYFMHGTSHHLGLDVHDLCHRYVDFEEGMVFTCEPGIYIPEENIGIRIEDDLVVTNGQPLNLMSNIPIEVEEIEELMNSEVVV, from the coding sequence ATGAAATACAATTCAATAAACCCAGCTCTTTTTATAGAAAACAGAAAGCGATTTGCTGCAAAAATGAAACCGAATTCTATTGCTATTATTCATGCCAATGATATGATGTCTAGGAATGGAGATTGCCATTTTGCTTATCGTCAAAGTTCTGATTTATTTTATTTGACAGGGCTAGACCAAGAGGAGGTGATTTTGGTCTTGTATCCCGATTGTCCTAGAGGGGATAAGTTTAAGGAAATTATTTTTACTAAACAAACCAATGAACACATTGCAGTGTGGGAAGGGTATAAATACACCAAAGAAGATGCTGCTCAAACTTCAGGAATAAATACCGTGTATTGGTTAGACGAAATGCAACCTTTGTTTAATGAACTAATTTTATTGGCAGACAATATTTATGTGAATACAAATGAGAACGATCGAGCTGTGATGGATTCCCCTTCTCGTGATGTTCGTCATGCCTTACAATTAAAACAAGAGTATGTAGGGCATAATTTTGAACGAGCACAACCTATTTTCAAAAGCTTACGCATGATTAAATCATCGTATGAGATTGACCTAATGCAAAAAGCTTGCGATATTACCAATAGTGCTTTTCGTCGAGTATTGGCAACGACTCAGCCTGGTATGATGGAATATGAGGTAGAAGCTAATGTTATCTATGAATTTACCCGTCAAGGTTCTTCAGGACATGCTTATACTCCTATTATTGCAGGAGGGAAAAATGCTTGTGTATTGCATTATATTGCCAACGATATGAAGTTGAATGATGGCGATTTATTACTAATGGATTTTGGAGCAGAATATGCCAATTATGCTTCAGATATGACCCGTACAATTCCTGTTAATGGAAAATTTACAGCTCGCCAAAAAGCGGTTTACAATGCGGTATTAAATGTAAAAAAAGAAGCCGAAAAAATACTAGTAGCAGGTAATAATTTGCTGGATTATCATAAGGAGGTGGGTCGAATAATGGAAGGAGAGTTAATTGGGCTGGGCTTGTTAGATAAAAAGGATGTACTTCAACAAAATGCAAATGCTCCTTTGTACAAAAAGTACTTTATGCACGGAACTTCTCATCATTTAGGTTTGGACGTACACGATCTTTGTCATCGTTATGTGGATTTTGAAGAAGGGATGGTGTTTACTTGTGAACCAGGAATTTATATTCCCGAAGAAAATATAGGCATCCGAATTGAAGATGATTTGGTTGTTACGAATGGTCAACCCCTCAATTTAATGTCAAATATTCCAATAGAAGTAGAGGAGATAGAAGAGTTAATGAATTCAGAGGTAGTGGTGTAG
- a CDS encoding SixA phosphatase family protein: MKKIFILVVIVLIGSCNFNTQMEEARGMEKRRLYLIRHAKSSHKDVSLADFDRPLNDRGKSDTKLIGAELVKRGIVWDKLIISPSKRTKSTAKRLAKALRFERDSIRQDMALYRCKTQALIRTIQDLDPQDKAVAIIGHNPSIIQAANHFQKDTIFTEIPTCGLVVIEFESNGWKYLGNKSGNYLFFDYPKKYKAKKQKSQRSSVAN, from the coding sequence ATGAAAAAAATATTCATATTAGTTGTCATAGTGTTAATAGGAAGTTGTAATTTTAATACTCAAATGGAGGAGGCTAGGGGCATGGAAAAACGAAGGTTGTATTTGATTCGACATGCCAAATCAAGCCATAAAGATGTTAGTTTAGCAGATTTTGATCGTCCCTTGAACGATAGAGGGAAAAGTGATACCAAGCTAATTGGTGCAGAGTTAGTAAAACGAGGGATTGTTTGGGATAAATTAATTATCAGTCCCTCTAAACGAACAAAATCTACTGCTAAACGGCTCGCTAAGGCATTAAGGTTTGAAAGAGATAGTATTCGACAGGATATGGCACTTTATCGTTGCAAAACCCAAGCCTTGATTCGTACGATTCAAGATTTAGACCCGCAGGATAAAGCGGTCGCAATTATAGGGCATAATCCTTCTATTATACAAGCCGCTAATCACTTCCAGAAGGATACTATTTTTACAGAGATTCCAACTTGTGGTCTTGTTGTCATTGAATTTGAGTCTAATGGTTGGAAATATTTGGGGAATAAATCAGGGAACTATTTATTTTTTGATTATCCAAAAAAATATAAAGCAAAAAAGCAAAAATCGCAACGTAGTAGCGTAGCTAATTGA
- a CDS encoding T9SS type A sorting domain-containing protein, producing MKKPTNYIYLIIYILIITINNHTNAQTWVQKGIDINGGAMAKKAGHSVSLSADGHTIAIGAPDYSNVLYGGSGSESGRVRIYQWVGGNWTQKGGSIYGSSSNNSAGSSVSLSANGNILAIGSPRNSTNGLYAGHVRIYEWNGTTWIKKGTNINGEAAGDLSGGAISLSADGNSVIIGARLNDGIGIAAGHARVYEWNGTDWTQKGVDIDGEATFDEAGQSVSINADGSIIAIGAEENSGGIAGFASGHVRIYQWSGTSWLQKGADIDGEGSGDRSGRAIHLSADGNSIAIGSANNSNSSQGFVRIYNWNGTAWIRKGQSLNERPTSSVSLNYDGNRLAIGSVRSINLSLTGYVRIYSWNGTTWVQEGTDIVGRASNVQSGYSVSLDSLGHTLAIGAIDDYNNGSGHVQIYTTCHYLDTTVGLSGATLTSNAIGMTYQWIDCSNGNSPITGATQQSFTPTTNGLYAVEISNGVCTKTSACTNVTAVKVSVIESQNKYRIFPNPSTDILHIERTNSTNLNIRVVDNLGQIVLSSRSNKTRATLNLQRLKQGVYYLVLDDGKEITYHKFITTK from the coding sequence ATGAAAAAACCAACAAATTATATCTACTTAATTATTTACATATTAATTATTACCATAAACAATCATACCAATGCACAAACTTGGGTTCAAAAAGGAATAGATATCAATGGAGGAGCTATGGCAAAAAAAGCAGGGCATTCTGTAAGTCTCAGTGCAGATGGTCATACAATTGCTATTGGTGCCCCCGACTATTCTAATGTCCTATATGGTGGATCAGGATCAGAATCAGGTCGTGTACGAATATATCAGTGGGTTGGGGGGAATTGGACTCAAAAAGGAGGCAGTATTTATGGCTCGTCATCTAACAATTCAGCGGGCTCATCCGTTAGTCTTAGTGCCAATGGAAATATTCTTGCGATTGGATCACCAAGGAATAGTACAAATGGACTTTACGCTGGGCATGTTCGAATTTACGAATGGAATGGAACAACTTGGATCAAAAAAGGAACTAATATTAATGGAGAAGCTGCTGGTGATCTATCTGGAGGTGCAATTAGCCTTAGCGCTGATGGCAATTCTGTTATTATAGGAGCCCGGCTTAATGATGGCATTGGTATAGCTGCTGGGCATGCAAGAGTCTATGAATGGAATGGGACAGATTGGACTCAAAAAGGAGTAGATATTGATGGTGAAGCTACTTTTGATGAAGCAGGGCAGTCTGTTAGTATTAATGCCGACGGTAGCATCATTGCGATAGGAGCAGAAGAAAATAGTGGTGGAATTGCTGGGTTCGCCTCTGGGCATGTTCGGATTTATCAATGGAGTGGTACCTCTTGGTTGCAAAAAGGAGCAGATATTGACGGTGAAGGAAGTGGCGATCGTTCAGGTAGAGCAATTCATCTTAGTGCTGATGGAAATTCTATTGCCATTGGCTCTGCTAACAATAGTAATTCTAGTCAAGGTTTTGTAAGAATTTATAATTGGAATGGAACAGCTTGGATTCGAAAAGGACAATCTCTTAATGAACGACCAACATCATCTGTAAGTCTTAATTATGATGGAAATAGGCTCGCTATTGGTTCGGTTAGATCTATTAACTTATCTCTTACTGGTTATGTTAGGATTTATAGCTGGAATGGAACAACTTGGGTTCAAGAAGGCACTGATATTGTAGGTAGAGCCAGTAATGTTCAATCAGGTTATTCTGTTAGCCTTGATTCACTAGGACACACTCTTGCTATTGGCGCCATTGATGACTATAATAATGGCAGTGGCCATGTACAAATTTATACTACTTGCCATTACCTTGATACAACAGTAGGGCTATCAGGAGCAACACTAACCTCCAATGCTATAGGAATGACTTACCAATGGATCGATTGTAGCAATGGCAACAGCCCAATAACAGGCGCAACCCAACAAAGCTTCACGCCAACAACGAATGGACTCTATGCGGTAGAAATTAGTAATGGTGTTTGTACTAAAACCTCCGCTTGTACTAATGTAACTGCTGTTAAAGTATCCGTAATAGAATCCCAAAACAAGTACCGTATATTCCCTAATCCATCCACAGATATCCTCCACATAGAAAGAACCAATTCTACGAATTTAAACATCAGGGTCGTAGACAATCTTGGACAAATTGTACTTTCTAGCCGATCTAACAAAACTAGAGCTACCTTAAATCTTCAACGCTTAAAACAGGGGGTTTATTACCTTGTATTAGACGATGGAAAAGAAATAACTTATCACAAATTTATAACCACAAAATAA